One genomic window of Acidimicrobiia bacterium includes the following:
- the tatA gene encoding twin-arginine translocase TatA/TatE family subunit, giving the protein MPKGGEWIVILIVVLLLFGARKLPDLARSLGASTKEFRKGIEEGAKSDESAKPSDSSTPES; this is encoded by the coding sequence ATTCCAAAAGGCGGAGAATGGATCGTCATTCTCATCGTGGTTCTCCTGCTCTTCGGTGCCCGCAAGCTCCCTGATCTGGCTCGCTCGTTGGGCGCCTCGACCAAGGAATTCCGCAAGGGTATCGAAGAAGGCGCCAAGTCAGACGAAAGCGCCAAGCCAAGCGATTCTTCCACACCAGAGTCCTAA
- a CDS encoding WhiB family transcriptional regulator: MHNHIGVITRFRGLPLHRTLIDALAVDDLSWQDYSNCRGADADLFFPERGASTRKAKAICNACDVQTECLEFAITQSEKFGIWGGLSERERRKIRKERSIAARIRRAS; the protein is encoded by the coding sequence ATGCACAATCACATCGGTGTAATTACAAGGTTTAGGGGTTTACCTTTGCATCGAACATTGATTGACGCGCTCGCAGTCGACGATCTGTCCTGGCAGGACTATTCAAACTGCCGTGGGGCAGACGCCGACTTGTTCTTCCCCGAGCGAGGCGCATCTACCCGAAAAGCCAAAGCGATCTGCAACGCGTGCGACGTCCAAACCGAGTGTCTCGAGTTCGCCATCACGCAGTCGGAGAAGTTTGGTATTTGGGGTGGCCTTTCCGAACGCGAACGTCGCAAGATTCGAAAAGAACGGTCCATCGCAGCTCGAATTCGTAGGGCCTCCTAG
- a CDS encoding sigma-70 family RNA polymerase sigma factor, with protein MIDGVPLSWEDVARTHGRKIYNFAYRLTGNPDDAKDLAQDVLLRVERGLANYTPGSFEGWLWRITRNAFLDDVRRKKRRPTTSLPDDFDRTNLGSTPAPDEVLASIRLGDDVQKALLGLPYDFREAVVLCDVVGLSYDEIARAVAAPVGTVRSRIHRGRKMMREALT; from the coding sequence GTGATAGACGGCGTGCCACTCTCGTGGGAAGACGTTGCCAGAACACATGGGCGCAAGATCTACAACTTCGCGTATCGCCTCACCGGCAATCCCGACGACGCCAAAGACCTGGCGCAAGATGTGCTGCTGCGCGTCGAGCGAGGCCTCGCCAATTACACGCCCGGCTCCTTTGAGGGCTGGCTGTGGCGGATCACCCGCAACGCATTCCTGGACGATGTTCGTCGCAAGAAGCGGCGACCGACCACCTCCCTGCCCGACGACTTCGACCGGACCAATCTTGGTTCGACCCCGGCCCCTGACGAGGTGCTCGCCTCGATCAGACTCGGAGACGATGTCCAGAAGGCCCTGCTCGGTCTCCCGTATGACTTTCGCGAGGCGGTCGTGCTGTGCGATGTGGTCGGTCTCTCGTACGACGAGATCGCCCGGGCCGTGGCCGCACCGGTCGGGACGGTCCGAAGTCGGATTCACCGGGGGCGCAAGATGATGCGGGAAGCATTGACATGA